GACACGGGTACAAGGACACTATCTGTAGCCCTATGAGGGCGCCTATCATGTAAGTCCGTAGCGAACACTGTAATCTTCCATATGGCCTATGCAAGGCAACTGTCATATATTACCCATATAGGGTACATTTCAACTATCGATATATCATATAGACCATCGCTTcagttatccagaagacgagtgatcaacATGTGTGTAgtactgctgtcctatggcatgccaactaTACCCTGTGATTCACTCAAGCAATGGGGCACAACGCAACTATTTCATATCAACTTTCACATTATTCAAcacaatcatttttttaaagttcTATGGCATAAGCATACGAATCACACAAAcaaatagtaatatttatcGAAGTTAAAGGAATTAAATTTTAGAACACGCGTACACTACTTGTACACGTAAAAAAAACCACGATATTACTTTCTTAGTCAACCATGGAGGTGCCCTTTTCCTTTATCGCTTGTACTTGCACTCGGTTCACCTAGtttttccaacaatcacatatataaattatagacaaacacttaaaacacaaataaaactaaatCATCATCTTTATCTATTTCACTTTCTATACTACTTCCTTCATCACAAGCTAAATCAACTAAAACATATATACAAGTTAAAATATTTCTAACTTCATTTATACCAAAAAGGAGTAAAGTAATTCGATAATGCTATTCAATAACCTTGGAAACCGAGAGCTATACCCGGCTGTCCCAAAAATATACTCACAATTCTATTTTCTCCATAAacaaacttaattaatttttaaaatatgggacaacaactttaatttaaaattaaactcAAAACTTTGACATCTTGAAGCTAAAACTTCAATTCTAAACCTTTTGATAACAACCAACATCTAAACCCCTTTCACCAACTTCTTTTTAAGAATTTTCAGCTTGTTTAAGCATCAATAACCAACCTCAAACTTCGCAACAAAGCAACCCCAACACCATGTAGTATAAAACTTAGCAAGGGACTATCTTAAATCCATGTCAAGAGCTTATAGTCAACAATCATCCCTAAAAATCAGATTTTTCCtatcactttcatgcttaaatatCATATCATACTTTTAATTGCATAATTTAACAGCCAAATTACACCAAAgcatcaaaacaacaaaatccccaattctatgaaccctaattttcaacCAACCaaaaagaatcacatcaaattaACATCACTACTATACTTAGAAACATGATTGAGGAGGTTATGGAGGAATCTAACCtctaatttcaattattttccaaaaataagTGGAGGTGGGTTTGCAACCTAAGCTCCAAAATTGAGAAGAAGATGGGGGAATTGAGAGCTTGGATTAGTGGAGTGTGTTACATGTTCCGTGGTGGAGTGATCGGAGACGGTGGCTGATCGGAGGGAGAGAGACTGTTGAATATTTttacagagagggagagagtggcgTGGAGAGAGCACGAAAGAAAGAGAGGAGAAgggtgagttttttttttattttgcttctAATTCTTAAATCCCTTTTCTTTCCCCTTTCCCCCAACACTACACGTATCAcacctttctttttctttttctttctcttttctttatCCTATCTTCTCttctattttcaatttttttctatattatttgaatttttagtcTAATTAATAAAACATGTATAAAACTACTAATTAAAAATCTAATTTCTAACTCTAAACTTCTATAAGATTGGGATATTACACTCCTCCTCGATGCCGCCTTTGTGGAGAGATCGGCCACAATAGAAGAAAGTGCACTTTAGGACGTGTTGTgtattcatattatatttgaGAATCGTGTTTGAGGCttgaattttattatgtttACGAACAATATTTTAGATTTTCTAACCATGTTTAAGACTGAAATGACATTCTTAAGTAATATTGTTACGTAAAAATCATCTTGTTACGAAAAATTTTGACAGAGTTTACCTTATTTATTGATCAATCCACCTGTAATAAGTAGACAGTACATCTCATGATCCAAATGAACTACTTAAAGGACGATGGTGTATATTTACTTGGGCCTTTTCCTCTGTTGTCACGGCTAGACCTTCTACGTGGGAACATGCCCATAATTGTCTGAGACAAACTTGGCCTGGAGCGTTCCTTGTCGGGTCGGGACGTGTGTGCACTACTACTAGGGCGATCAAGTTGTACACTACTCCTAGGAGGGTCTATATGTTCTCTCCTCGTGGGGCGCTCTATGTAGGCACTACTTCTGGGACGCTCCAATTGTGCAGAACTCTCAAGAGCATCATCAacatcgtcatcatcatcatcatcatcatcagaatcatcatcatcagcagcatcatcatccaatttctcatttgttgGAGAGTGCATGATATGGACATCTGAGAAGAATGAATCATGTGTAGTAGGCTTCCATGGTAGCCCAACTCTATCAAAGGGAGTCTACCCGGCAGTGTGATATATGtaattgttattttaaaatACCACCCCATGAACCCTAAATCTATAACCAACTAAAATCGAAATTAAGGGTAAAAagttacctaacaacacttAAAAGAGGAATGGGAGCAGCTAGATGTCGGATTCACTTCGATTTTCATCGGCTAGATGACGAATTTGCCGTCTCGTCGCTGGGCGTGCAGAGGGAGCTGCTGGGAGTGAAGGAAGAGGGGAGAAGCGTCGATTTTTCATTCATTAAAACACGCATGAGAGTAACGCGTGTTTTGTATACACGCAAGAGACTATCGCGTGTTTTAACCAAACACGCAAGAGGCTGACGCGTCTTTCCCATCACTGGGAATGTTTTTTTTCCGGGTACAAATGGCTGATATTATCTTCCATTACGTACATTCGTGGAATTTAGCCCAGATTCCAAGCACAATCCTCATACTCATACATAAAACCAACCCAAACAAAACAGTCTGAGAATTTAAGAAACATAAAAGATGTCGTGGTTACGATTATTCGACTTCCATTGTTTTCGTTGGGAAACATCTGATATCTTAGCTtatgaaaatcaataaaattgaaATCCTTAACATCATCAAGCACAATAAGATACCTCATCCCCTTCAGTTTTCCAAATAAAGTCTGAATCAGTTCATTCTCGCTATTTGAAGAACTCTCGACATTCATGGAACGCAGAAGGTCTCGAATCACTTTCGGCAGATGATATTTTCCAGATACTGTGGCCCAAGCACGGATGTCAAAATGCTCCACAACTGATGGATCACTATAAGCCTTTCTGGCTAGGAATGTATTCCCCAAACCTTCCTTATCATATAATGCGATAAATCTTATCTTCGATGGCTCTTCACGAAGTATAGAAATTACTTCGATTAACTCGTCGCCGGGATCATCCATGTTCTTAATGCCCTTGACTTCTCCAATGATCGACTGGATTTCCTCTGTGACTCTATTCAGCTCATCAAAACCGTAAGGGAGTTGTGAAAGACAAcaggggtgcgtaggtgtcgttcaagcaaggatatatcctactggtcaggatagagatcctaactaagcctagaccctggtttcaaagaatcctcaaccctcttccactgggtagtatagtgaaggtaggggtcgaatcccacagagatggtgcgtttaaactaccgcggtgatatttggaaaggttggttagctagcacgcttgggttgagtctctacctagacgagaaattaagatggtgtcctactgactaggaagggtgaatggtggtcgacatgtagtagtgtacgtggaattatggtggatgcggtgtaacagaaaatatgcggaaagtactaggttactataaaaggctaaacagaaaagcagagaataagtagtagttgtggtgactaggctgacagatctgcagggtgtactaaaggtgaaggacaaaaagcaaaaagcatctaaaaagcaaagtggtcccaaacttggatatggacatcatcttcttcaacaaccacaaactaaaatcagaaaacaaaccagattcagcatcATAAAAACgcagattaataactcacgaacacagatctacagtaaaaaattccaaatcgaaaatcaaacattgaaactgaaatcccgcctactgatcagcatggaaaAAGACatgaaacacataactgcaccttgcatgaaacaaacctctatgaaataacaGTAAACAGATcatgctaactcgaagaaataaactactgactggaaacacacgattcgatactcaaaatgACCAGAACCTCTAGATTTAActaactaggcagaaaagaaagaaagcagctcgacaaactgaacagaaatcaacttcatagcattaaacattgttcggatcttcaacaaaatacttcaaagcagtgaaattcaaaagcagcaagatccaacgtaaggaatatgcaagtaaattaaactacgaaagcgagataaaagtgtttttgccacttcgggcgatggaactcctaaactatgatcttgctggctggaataaggatgactggaactctaggaacatctgggcgtcaggtgatcatggctgcggcgaggcaagaagcgggacacggctgaaagactggtattaccgtgagaactctctacctaaagatggtggtgaatgagtgaatgtgtatctcctttctctctccaagtggcttccttttatagggaggcttacccttgattttagggtaaaaccttgcggtgagatgacttctttgccctcaattatgggtaatccgtcccagctatccgtcttctccatctcaagccgtttcagcacgaatactgatcagtatgagatcatgctggtgccctttttcacctgaacattccgaaacttctcTACTGGCTGgaacacttaacctgcacactttgagcaactgttttgaagatataatcaattttgcacatcatactgaccagtaaccaaggcctagaatacgacttatcaaactgctcacacttaccaaatgcttgtcctcaagcgtgaagaacaaacaaaaagaaataagtcgaattctagcctggttactcccctgaccgactcaatCCTAAACTAGACCCTAGGCTACAAcggaaagagaaaacaaaaacacaaaaacaagcacagaaaagaaaacacataaacgaaaCACAGAAAGActaaacacaaagattgggctatattttcaaccatccctcccctcgggatcaggtgcaatccggccttagacagccttgaacttccaccccccttttctctcctagtcagtatatctgcttgtcaagatcacccacactctcggccaaacactaggttctctcagtcactcatacctcaccatgaatgttaggactgcattatctcattatgctcaaccacaattgcttcggacttagatttcacGGGCAGcaactgaagggcttaaaggcttgtaacggggctattggtttgtagtgttttgggtggatgttcctaaggttCTAAGGttaaaaaaaacttctattttatttgatttgggggaactgtgtgcatttgggcctcTGGTTAGTTGCTTTTCTTGGCTGGTGCTTCTGGTTATGAtatccaactggtcagtagcttcttgtggcttcgccacccttattccttcttcaattttattgtggccgagtttttttttttttgaccattttcttcatattatttcttcttctcttttcttttttttttcttttttctcccgtggcttcgccacccttataccttctttttgggcctgggatgactccctggccgattttcttccaaactttcttgcccagctggttcCTGCCTTCTTATAcacctttctggccagtaagcttcattcgcttcatgccttgcacacacacagtcccagtggctaggggttcctactgccttcagtgttgctacacgcagtcacttcaccctaggcaatttgtggcagccgctcttttcttttctaaacatgtggaaagtggttctacttaaagcttataactcacattttaagagggctttcgtgtttggctctaagtatggacttttctttcatactcgcatcatctatcctggctaggagtactaaggggggtggtttctgttttccagcatgtcttatttccctcaattcccctcaccgtcagctcaagacagttgagttttaagcccaatcatcacacaaaataaaaaaaaaacatacctaacaggacactaacacaagcacaaacacagaccacacatatacacatactcatcatactggtcattgcgtcccccctcccacttcacaagtgtctgccctcagatagggctgtgaagtggaaaaggtaatggccagtatgatggacacatagacaaacagacaaaagCAACATGCTGaaaactaaaaacttctcacacttagactataaagtaggctaagtgggagagtttaaaacctaagcagaatccaacaattacaaaacacatatatacaaaactcctcacacttaggccatgcaatgggctaagtgtgagccaacatgcttacgaaaaagaaaacggaaaacacaaacacatgcgccaaaaaaaacaaacccttaacttctcacacttagactataaaataggctaagtgttatgaatggggtttgcgtacaaacagaaattatactacctaaaaaaaatgaaacacaattaaaatatgaaaaactaaaaactgaaaataaaaagtaaactaactggtcaggtggggtggtggtcacttgttcctcctgctccttcgcggggcaggttgtggtgcaggtggttcttgcggttgctcctcctcattctcggactaTTTTCCTTCAGGCTCGGCCGACActtcggcatctccttcctcttgttccgcctctagtttctgctctgcttcttttgtctcggttaatacctcctctgatactcgtggttcattagctCGGCCTCCATGGTCACTTAGTTCAACAACTTCCTCTTGGCCTCGTTGTGTTAACTTCATCAATATCTCGTCTATCACGGACGCCATCCTGGCCATTTCTGTTATTAACCTgtggttttcctctcctagcCTGGTAACAATCGTCTCCAAAGCTTCTTGCTTCTGACTCTGCCTCGTCTGTCCTGCAGACTCCTTCAGGATTCGTTCCATTACCGATGCCAATCGCACCACCTCCGCTTTCAACTGCTGATTCTCTTCTTTCACTTCTCCCATCGCTTTCTCCATCCTTTCCTGTCTCTGCTCCTGATCTTGTGTtcccggatgtgctgcagatctcccagtcggtatagcttcttctcccattgcgtagaattggggtgcgccctgcctcatgtaaacggtgttcgttcggacgaacaaaaGTGTATCAAAAAGACTAGGAGGATCtaccatgatctggtcggataagtcttcggcctccgtgatgatgatgttgtttctgacgaacactcccaagatatggcagagagtgaggttcctcgctgggtgggtggcaattagatgtcattggtaggcggtccaaaaacccagatgcaacttccttccctgcttggcgcaccagagaagatataactccgtcatcgatgtcctaacagcggagttcgactgccccaataaattgaaat
This sequence is a window from Salvia splendens isolate huo1 chromosome 5, SspV2, whole genome shotgun sequence. Protein-coding genes within it:
- the LOC121804214 gene encoding disease resistance protein RPP13-like; protein product: MDDPGDELIEVISILREEPSKIRFIALYDKEGLGNTFLARKAYSDPSVVEHFDIRAWATVSGKYHLPKVIRDLLRSMNVESSSNSENELIQTLFGKLKGMRYLIVLDDVKDFNFIDFHKLRYQMFPNENNGSRIIVTTTSFMFLKFSDCFVWVGFMYEYEDCAWNLG